Proteins from a single region of Roseofilum capinflatum BLCC-M114:
- a CDS encoding DUF4189 domain-containing protein: MNNPVKFTIAIASAIAVQGLMPNIALADYGAIAYSRNTGRWGASWQQLYSSLARDTAVRYCDRRDCVVEALIENTCGALARKRNNTQVVATGFSDRRDQAGNRALQACGSDCQLVTTVCSNSDN; the protein is encoded by the coding sequence ATGAATAATCCTGTCAAATTTACGATCGCGATCGCCAGTGCCATCGCCGTTCAAGGTCTCATGCCGAACATTGCCCTAGCGGACTACGGAGCGATCGCCTATTCCCGAAATACTGGCCGCTGGGGAGCCTCCTGGCAACAGCTCTACAGTAGTTTAGCTAGAGACACAGCCGTACGATACTGCGATCGCCGAGATTGTGTAGTTGAAGCTCTAATCGAAAACACCTGTGGCGCTCTAGCTCGCAAACGCAATAATACTCAAGTTGTTGCCACTGGATTCAGCGATCGCCGCGATCAAGCCGGAAACCGCGCTCTGCAAGCCTGCGGAAGCGACTGTCAGTTAGTCACAACTGTGTGTAGCAACTCAGACAACTAG